The Candidatus Abawacabacteria bacterium genome includes a region encoding these proteins:
- a CDS encoding EVE domain-containing protein: protein MNYWILKSEPEAYSFDQLKKDKSTAWTGVRNYTARNNLRKMAVGDICFFYHSGDEKQIVGIAKVIKIAYPDPTASGENWTTVDIAYIKPLKPVALSKMKATESLENMAMLKQGRLSVSPITESEYSQILYMSDPAQFLNDNACIAVK from the coding sequence ATGAATTATTGGATTCTAAAAAGTGAGCCAGAAGCTTATAGTTTTGACCAACTGAAGAAGGATAAAAGCACAGCTTGGACTGGAGTGAGAAATTATACAGCCCGCAACAATTTAAGGAAAATGGCAGTCGGAGATATTTGTTTCTTCTACCACAGTGGAGACGAGAAGCAAATTGTAGGTATAGCAAAAGTGATAAAAATTGCTTATCCAGACCCAACTGCATCAGGCGAAAATTGGACCACGGTGGATATTGCATATATAAAGCCCCTGAAGCCTGTTGCTTTGAGTAAGATGAAAGCCACCGAGTCACTAGAAAATATGGCCATGCTGAAACAAGGACGCTTGTCAGTAAGTCCTATTACCGAAAGCGAGTACTCTCAAATCTTGTACATGAGTGATCCTGCTCAATTTCTCAATGATAATGCCTGTATCGCTGTTAAATAA